From one Saccharomyces cerevisiae S288C chromosome XVI, complete sequence genomic stretch:
- a CDS encoding putative maltose-responsive transcription factor (Putative maltose-responsive transcription factor), whose translation MSIVRQSCDCCRVRRVKCDRNRPCDRCRQRNLRCTYLQPLRKRGPKSIGESNLERAAEIQMVTVNNNIMAAPVMYKKVPKKVIDQCLRLYHDQLYVIWPMLSYDDLYKLLEENYEDCSTYWFLVSLSAATLSDLHTKIEYKKGFFFAGEQLCNLCMSSRRFFDDLSNSDIFRIMTYYCLHRCYAQFADTRTSYRLSCEAIGLIKIAGFHREETYEFLPFGEQQLIRKVYYLLLMTERYYAVYIKCVTSLDTTISPPQPEIVTDSRLSLDSFLEVIKVFTVPGKYFYDALATNSVNGSYTEDSLKRIWNELHISSLDIEPYSYGYIDYLFSRHWVRTLAWKLVLNKKDMRMNFFSNTNATHIPVEIAKDMLQDTLLTPIDLYDVHGPVIPMKALEIANALVDVVSKYDHNMKLEAWNILCDVSKFVFSLKHCNHKMFQRFSTKCQSALIDLPISRPLRLNDDSKDEVDIIP comes from the coding sequence AAGGAAACGAGGTCCCAAGTCCATCGGAGAAAGCAACCTTGAAAGAGCAGCTGAAATACAGATGGTGACTGTAAACAATAACATCATGGCGGCCCCAGTAATGTATAAAAAGGTTCCAAAGAAGGTGATTGATCAATGTTTGAGACTATATCACGATCAACTATACGTGATTTGGCCAATGCTCAGTTACGATGATCTTTACAAGCTTTTGGAGGAAAATTATGAGGACTGCAGCACTTATTGGTTTTTAGTGTCTCTATCTGCAGCAACTCTTAGTGATCTGCATACAAAAATAGAATACAAGAAgggatttttttttgctggAGAACAATTGTGTAATCTTTGTATGTCATCGCGACGGTTTTTCGACGATCTCAGTAATAGTGATATATTTCGAATTATGACATATTATTGTTTGCATCGTTGTTATGCACAGTTTGCTGATACAAGAACCTCATACAGACTTTCTTGTGAGGCTATTGGCCTCATAAAAATAGCTGGATTTCATCGGGAAGAAACTTATGAGTTTCTTCCATTTGGTGAGCAACAACTTATAAGAAAGGTTTACTATCTGCTTCTCATGACAGAGAGGTACTATGCCGTATACATTAAATGTGTAACAAGTTTGGATACCACTATATCTCCACCACAACCCGAAATCGTAACTGATTCCCGACTTTCTTTGGATAGTTTTCTTGAGGTGATTAAAGTATTCACTGTTCCTGGGAAATACTTTTACGATGCCTTAGCTACCAACAGTGTTAATGGTTCCTATACTGAAGACTCTCTAAAAAGGATATGGAATGAACTTCACATAAGCTCACTTGATATAGAGCCATACTCTTACGGATACATAGACTATCTCTTTTCTCGGCACTGGGTCAGGACTCTAGCATGGAAGTTGGTACTAAATAAGAAGGATATGCggatgaattttttttcgaataCTAACGCCACACACATTCCAGTCGAAATAGCCAAGGATATGTTACAGGATACACTTTTAACTCCAATCGACCTATATGATGTGCATGGTCCTGTGATACCAATGAAGGCGCTAGAAATAGCCAATGCATTGGTAGACGTCGTAAGTAAGTATGATCACAATATGAAGTTGGAGGCTTGGAATATTTTGTGCGATGTATCTAAGTTCGTTTTCTCCCTGAAACATTGCAATCATAAAATGTTTCAAAGGTTTTCAACTAAATGTCAGAGTGCTCTAATCGATTTGCCTATCTCTAGACCACTGCGCCTAAATGATGATTCCAAGGATGAAGTCGACATTATTCCCTAA
- the SGE1 gene encoding Sge1p (Plasma membrane multidrug transporter; member of the major facilitator superfamily; acts as an extrusion permease; partial multicopy suppressor of gal11 mutations) — protein sequence MKSTLSLTLCVISLLLTLFLAALDIVIVVTLYDTIGIKFHDFGNIGWLVTGYALSNAVFMLLWGRLAEILGTKECLMISVIVFEIGSLISALSNSMATLISGRVVAGFGGSGIESLAFVVGTSIVRENHRGIMITALAISYVIAEGVGPFIGGAFNEHLSWRWCFYINLPIGAFAFIILAFCNTSGEPHQKMWLPSKIKKIMNYDYGELLKASFWKNTFEVLVFKLDMVGIILSSAGFTLLMLGLSFGGNNFPWNSGIIICFFTVGPILLLLFCAYDFHFLSLSGLHYDNKRIKPLLTWNIASNCGIFTSSITGFLSCFAYELQSAYLVQLYQLVFKKKPTLASIHLWELSIPAMIATMAIAYLNSKYGIIKPAIVFGVLCGIVGSGLFTLINGELSQSIGYSILPGIAFGSIFQATLLSSQVQITSDDPDFQNKFIEVTAFNSFAKSLGFAFGGNMGAMIFTASLKNQMRSSQLNIPQFTSVETLLAYSTEHYDGPQSSLSKFINTAIHDVFYCALGCYALSFFFGIFTSSKKTTISAKKQQ from the coding sequence ATGAAGAGTACTTTGAGTTTAACTTTATGTGTTATATCGCTTCTATTAACCCTTTTTCTGGCGGCCTTGGATATTGTTATAGTGGTTACTTTATATGATACAATTGGCATTAAGTTCCATGACTTCGGCAATATTGGTTGGTTAGTTACTGGATATGCTCTTTCTAATGCTGTTTTCATGTTATTATGGGGTCGCTTGGCCGAAATACTTGGTACAAAGGAGTGCTTAATGATTTCTGTTATTGTATTTGAAATAGGGTCTTTGATTTCTGCTCTTTCGAATTCAATGGCGACTCTGATTAGCGGAAGAGTCGTTGCTGGGTTTGGAGGAAGTGGAATTGAATCACTTGCTTTTGTAGTTGGAACATCCATTGTCCGAGAAAACCATAGAGGAATTATGATAACGGCACTCGCTATATCGTATGTCATTGCAGAGGGAGTCGGGCCTTTTATTGGTGGTGCATTTAATGAACATTTGTCTTGGAGATGGTGCTTTTATATAAATCTTCCAATCGGTGCGTTTGCGTTCATAATATTGGCATTTTGTAACACATCTGGAGAACCACATCAAAAAATGTGGCTACCatcaaaaatcaaaaaaattatgaaCTATGACTATGGCGAATTATTGAAAGCaagtttttggaagaataCATTTGAAGTACTTGTATTTAAACTAGACATGGTTGGGATTATTTTATCTTCAGCAGGCTTTACACTACTGATGTTAGGTCTTTCATTTGGTGGAAACAACTTCCCATGGAATTCGGGTATCattatttgcttttttacCGTGGGCCCTATCTTATTGTTACTATTTTGTGCTTACgactttcattttctgtcATTATCGGGGCTTCACTATGACAACAAGCGGATCAAACCGTTACTGACATGGAATATTGCCTCAAATTGTGGCATATTTACAAGCTCCATAACAGGATTCCTTTCTTGCTTTGCTTATGAATTACAGTCTGCTTATTTAGTCCAGCTTTATCAACTagtatttaaaaaaaagcctACATTAGCGAGTATACATCTTTGGGAACTATCAATTCCAGCTATGATTGCAACTATGGCCATAGCATatctaaattcaaaatatggCATCATCAAACCGGCAATTGTTTTTGGTGTGCTTTGTGGGATTGTTGGATCTGGTTTATTTACGCTAATCAATGGCGAACTCTCTCAGTCAATAGGTTATTCAATTCTCCCAGGAATAGCTTTTGGTAGTATTTTCCAAGCAACGTTATTAAGCTCCCAGGTGCAGATAACATCAGACGATCCAGACTTTCAAAACAAGTTTATTGAAGTCACAGCTTTCAACTCGTTCGCCAAATCCTTGGGCTTTGCGTTTGGAGGGAATATGGGGGCAATGATATTCACTGCATCACTCAAAAACCAGATGCGCTCTTCCCAATTAAACATACCACAATTTACGTCTGTAGAAACACTTTTAGCGTATAGCACAGAACATTATGATGGCCCCCAATCTTCACTATCAAAGTTCATAAACACAGCTATCCATGACGTTTTTTACTGCGCCTTAGGATGCTATGCTCTTtcattcttctttggaaTATTCACTTCGAGtaagaaaacaacaatatCAGCCAAAAAGCAACAATGA